A section of the Pleuronectes platessa chromosome 7, fPlePla1.1, whole genome shotgun sequence genome encodes:
- the gtse1 gene encoding G2 and S phase-expressed protein 1 isoform X2 — MDCRANVDLFFLPDETLDFDVSLSPASFKGDEDEDEVFLGPVSHKERCASVNVAPRLEDLDGGERVSLSPLTEDQLESVCQEALKLATQLQNSELSQPHREVGETTTMTTNNNTTNHRDEFVQDKVAKLNMLGQTASALSPIKRQTFCVQDSPMKELPPAVQRRLLRGSGANIAHSVPTNKPSSTRHTSINVASSNRLSSTTSSNRLSSTASSTRPTTRLSTSSPVTVAKAQPRMVLRGKVALGVGVVLPSKPAAPPSSCSASKSRVEKTRLQPPSKVVGGRRRSPSSHPSSRAESYEDLISDSASMASDLSDSSLNSSLLGKRMLAPPTKNVVRNLSGVKAPPLQNRRVADRKNTSSSSSSVSSFNSSLSVSPTKGKLNSSLNRSLSSTTGPAPNSINRLANPSKPCRSTVYATADPTSSTTGGRRSLSMQARKLSDVEPFKAIRSTSLKRAEATPLQLTPAKRMLQRTSSVPPTAFVRPQSGLKAKPKPEAQILPTASGGARGDQHGDGVPKMLKPTRMVSASSMESLPQKLTAGPLTPCPGGCKSLQMKARRPSALPTPLRHRMSSIPTPTPTKTRPARPPPTSDTDSAPSADGMESSCSPAPVNLQEEEPVDAPDIQPFSLEEEQPPDGPPCSAPQPEQSESMDPNVPSQVQSEPIQNLIELGTAEESNSKAEEILLLDLPAPTLQPQEKLLIDLNNTPDLIRTNGKTCTTTQLIDLSSPLIRWSPEDKKENNAPLINLSF; from the exons cttcaaaggtgatgaagacgaggatgaGGTTTTCCTAGGTCCGGTTAGCCATAAAGAGAGGTGTGCTTCGGTGAACGTGGCACCTCGTCTCGAGGACCTAGACGGTGGTGAGCGGGTGAGCCTGAGCCCGCTGACTGAAGATCAGCTGGAGTCTGTATGTCAGGAAGCACTCAAACTAGCCACCCAGCTGCAGAACAGCGAGCTGAGCCAGCCGCATCGTGAGGTTGGCGAGACCACCACGATgaccacaaacaacaacaccaccAACCACAGAGATGAGTTCGTCCAGGACAAAGTGGCCAAACTGAACATGCTCGGTCAGACTGCGAGTGCACTCAGCCCCATCAAACGCCAGACCTTCTGCGTGCAGGACAGTCCCATGAAGGAGCTTCCCCCTGCTGTCCAGCGCCGCCTGCTGAGGGGAAGCGGAGCCAACATAGCCCATAGTGTTCCCACCAACAAACCATCATCAACCCGCCACACCTCCATCAATGTGGCTTCATCCAACCGCCTTTCCTCTACCACATCATCCAACCGCCTTTCCTCTACAGCATCATCCACTCGTCCAACTACGAGACTCAGCACATCCAGCCCCGTCACTGTGGCAAAGGCTCAGCCAAGGATGGTGCTGCGAGGGAAGGTTGCACTGGGCGTTGGTGTCGTGCTGCCAAGCAAACCAGCTGCCCCACCATCTTCCTGTTCAGCCAGCAAGAGCAGAGTGGAGAAGACCAGACTGCAACCACCGAGCAAA GTGGTGGGGGGTCGAAGACGGAGCCCGTCCTCTCATCCTTCCAGTAGGGCGGAGTCTTACGAGGATCTAATCTCAGATTCGGCGAGCATGGCCTCTGACCTCAGCGACTCATCCCTCAACTCCAGCCTGCTGGGAAAACGCATGCTGGCTCCGCCCACCAAG AATGTTGTGAGGAACCTGTCAGGAGTGAAAGCTCCACCACTTCAGAATAGAAGGGTGGCAGACAGGAAGAACACATCGTCATCCTCGTCCTCAGTCTCCAGCTTCAACTCCAGTTTGTCTGTGTCCCCCACTAAAG gTAAACTGAACTCATCTCTGAACCGGAGTCTAAGCAGCACCACTGGCCCTGCTCCCAATAGCATCAACAGGCTGGCAAATCCCAGCAAACCATGTCGTTCCACTGTCTATGCCACTGCAGATCCAACATCCTCCACCACTGGAGGCAGGCGCTCGCTGTCCATGCAGGCTAGGAAGCTGTCTGATGTGGAGCCCTTCAAAGCAATAAGGTCCACGTCACTGAAGAGAGCTGAGGCCACACCCCTCCAGCTGACACCAGCCAAGAGAATGTTGCAGAGGACCAGCTCCGTCCCCCCCACCGCATTTGTCCGCCCGCAGAGTGGATTGAAAGCCAAACCCAAACCTGAGGCTCAAATACTACCAACTGCCAGcggaggagccagaggagaccAACACGGAGATG GGGTCCCAAAGATGCTGAAGCCAACGAGAATGGTGTCAGCGAGCAGCATGGAAAG TCTTCCTCAGAAGCTTACTGCAGGTCCTCTGACACCCTGTCCTGGGGGATGCAAGTCTCTGCAGATGAAGGCGCGCCGTCCCTCTGCCCTTCCCACCCCACTGAGGCACAGAATGTCTTCTATTCCCACACCCACGCCCACCAAGACCCGGCCTGCCAGGCCACCGCCCACCTCTGATACTGACAGCGCCCCAAGCGCTGACGGTATGGAAAGTAGCTGCAG CCCCGCCCCTGTAAATTTACAGGAAGAGGAGCCTGTTGATGCCCCGGATATTCAGCCCTTCTCTCTGGAGGAGGAACAGCCCCCTGATGGCCCACCCTGCAGTGCTCCACAGCCTGAACAGTCAGAGAGCATGGACCCTAACGTACCGAGCCAGGTCCAATCAGAGCCCATTCAAAACCTGATCGAACTGGGGACTGCAGAGGAAAGCAATAGCAAggcagaggag ATTCTCCTGTTGGATCTTCCAGCTCCAACTCTGCAGCCTCAAGAGAAACTGCTCATTGACCTAAACAACACCCCCGACTTGATCCGGACCAATGGCAAGACCTGCACCACAACTCAG CTGATCGACCTGAGCTCTCCGCTCATCAGGTGGAGTCCAGAAGACAAGAAGGAAAACAACGCTCCGCTCATCAACCTCTCCTTCTGA
- the gtse1 gene encoding G2 and S phase-expressed protein 1 isoform X3, with product MDCRANVDLFFLPDETLDFDVSLSPASFKGDEDEDEVFLGPVSHKERCASVNVAPRLEDLDGGERVSLSPLTEDQLESVCQEALKLATQLQNSELSQPHREVGETTTMTTNNNTTNHRDEFVQDKVAKLNMLGQTASALSPIKRQTFCVQDSPMKELPPAVQRRLLRGSGANIAHSVPTNKPSSTRHTSINVASSNRLSSTTSSNRLSSTASSTRPTTRLSTSSPVTVAKAQPRMVLRGKVALGVGVVLPSKPAAPPSSCSASKSRVEKTRLQPPSKVVGGRRRSPSSHPSSRAESYEDLISDSASMASDLSDSSLNSSLLGKRMLAPPTKNVVRNLSGVKAPPLQNRRVADRKNTSSSSSSVSSFNSSLSVSPTKDPTSSTTGGRRSLSMQARKLSDVEPFKAIRSTSLKRAEATPLQLTPAKRMLQRTSSVPPTAFVRPQSGLKAKPKPEAQILPTASGGARGDQHGDGVPKMLKPTRMVSASSMESLPQKLTAGPLTPCPGGCKSLQMKARRPSALPTPLRHRMSSIPTPTPTKTRPARPPPTSDTDSAPSADGMESSCSPAPVNLQEEEPVDAPDIQPFSLEEEQPPDGPPCSAPQPEQSESMDPNVPSQVQSEPIQNLIELGTAEESNSKAEEILLLDLPAPTLQPQEKLLIDLNNTPDLIRTNGKTCTTTQQLIDLSSPLIRWSPEDKKENNAPLINLSF from the exons cttcaaaggtgatgaagacgaggatgaGGTTTTCCTAGGTCCGGTTAGCCATAAAGAGAGGTGTGCTTCGGTGAACGTGGCACCTCGTCTCGAGGACCTAGACGGTGGTGAGCGGGTGAGCCTGAGCCCGCTGACTGAAGATCAGCTGGAGTCTGTATGTCAGGAAGCACTCAAACTAGCCACCCAGCTGCAGAACAGCGAGCTGAGCCAGCCGCATCGTGAGGTTGGCGAGACCACCACGATgaccacaaacaacaacaccaccAACCACAGAGATGAGTTCGTCCAGGACAAAGTGGCCAAACTGAACATGCTCGGTCAGACTGCGAGTGCACTCAGCCCCATCAAACGCCAGACCTTCTGCGTGCAGGACAGTCCCATGAAGGAGCTTCCCCCTGCTGTCCAGCGCCGCCTGCTGAGGGGAAGCGGAGCCAACATAGCCCATAGTGTTCCCACCAACAAACCATCATCAACCCGCCACACCTCCATCAATGTGGCTTCATCCAACCGCCTTTCCTCTACCACATCATCCAACCGCCTTTCCTCTACAGCATCATCCACTCGTCCAACTACGAGACTCAGCACATCCAGCCCCGTCACTGTGGCAAAGGCTCAGCCAAGGATGGTGCTGCGAGGGAAGGTTGCACTGGGCGTTGGTGTCGTGCTGCCAAGCAAACCAGCTGCCCCACCATCTTCCTGTTCAGCCAGCAAGAGCAGAGTGGAGAAGACCAGACTGCAACCACCGAGCAAA GTGGTGGGGGGTCGAAGACGGAGCCCGTCCTCTCATCCTTCCAGTAGGGCGGAGTCTTACGAGGATCTAATCTCAGATTCGGCGAGCATGGCCTCTGACCTCAGCGACTCATCCCTCAACTCCAGCCTGCTGGGAAAACGCATGCTGGCTCCGCCCACCAAG AATGTTGTGAGGAACCTGTCAGGAGTGAAAGCTCCACCACTTCAGAATAGAAGGGTGGCAGACAGGAAGAACACATCGTCATCCTCGTCCTCAGTCTCCAGCTTCAACTCCAGTTTGTCTGTGTCCCCCACTAAAG ATCCAACATCCTCCACCACTGGAGGCAGGCGCTCGCTGTCCATGCAGGCTAGGAAGCTGTCTGATGTGGAGCCCTTCAAAGCAATAAGGTCCACGTCACTGAAGAGAGCTGAGGCCACACCCCTCCAGCTGACACCAGCCAAGAGAATGTTGCAGAGGACCAGCTCCGTCCCCCCCACCGCATTTGTCCGCCCGCAGAGTGGATTGAAAGCCAAACCCAAACCTGAGGCTCAAATACTACCAACTGCCAGcggaggagccagaggagaccAACACGGAGATG GGGTCCCAAAGATGCTGAAGCCAACGAGAATGGTGTCAGCGAGCAGCATGGAAAG TCTTCCTCAGAAGCTTACTGCAGGTCCTCTGACACCCTGTCCTGGGGGATGCAAGTCTCTGCAGATGAAGGCGCGCCGTCCCTCTGCCCTTCCCACCCCACTGAGGCACAGAATGTCTTCTATTCCCACACCCACGCCCACCAAGACCCGGCCTGCCAGGCCACCGCCCACCTCTGATACTGACAGCGCCCCAAGCGCTGACGGTATGGAAAGTAGCTGCAG CCCCGCCCCTGTAAATTTACAGGAAGAGGAGCCTGTTGATGCCCCGGATATTCAGCCCTTCTCTCTGGAGGAGGAACAGCCCCCTGATGGCCCACCCTGCAGTGCTCCACAGCCTGAACAGTCAGAGAGCATGGACCCTAACGTACCGAGCCAGGTCCAATCAGAGCCCATTCAAAACCTGATCGAACTGGGGACTGCAGAGGAAAGCAATAGCAAggcagaggag ATTCTCCTGTTGGATCTTCCAGCTCCAACTCTGCAGCCTCAAGAGAAACTGCTCATTGACCTAAACAACACCCCCGACTTGATCCGGACCAATGGCAAGACCTGCACCACAACTCAG caGCTGATCGACCTGAGCTCTCCGCTCATCAGGTGGAGTCCAGAAGACAAGAAGGAAAACAACGCTCCGCTCATCAACCTCTCCTTCTGA
- the gtse1 gene encoding G2 and S phase-expressed protein 1 isoform X1, whose protein sequence is MDCRANVDLFFLPDETLDFDVSLSPASFKGDEDEDEVFLGPVSHKERCASVNVAPRLEDLDGGERVSLSPLTEDQLESVCQEALKLATQLQNSELSQPHREVGETTTMTTNNNTTNHRDEFVQDKVAKLNMLGQTASALSPIKRQTFCVQDSPMKELPPAVQRRLLRGSGANIAHSVPTNKPSSTRHTSINVASSNRLSSTTSSNRLSSTASSTRPTTRLSTSSPVTVAKAQPRMVLRGKVALGVGVVLPSKPAAPPSSCSASKSRVEKTRLQPPSKVVGGRRRSPSSHPSSRAESYEDLISDSASMASDLSDSSLNSSLLGKRMLAPPTKNVVRNLSGVKAPPLQNRRVADRKNTSSSSSSVSSFNSSLSVSPTKGKLNSSLNRSLSSTTGPAPNSINRLANPSKPCRSTVYATADPTSSTTGGRRSLSMQARKLSDVEPFKAIRSTSLKRAEATPLQLTPAKRMLQRTSSVPPTAFVRPQSGLKAKPKPEAQILPTASGGARGDQHGDGVPKMLKPTRMVSASSMESLPQKLTAGPLTPCPGGCKSLQMKARRPSALPTPLRHRMSSIPTPTPTKTRPARPPPTSDTDSAPSADGMESSCSPAPVNLQEEEPVDAPDIQPFSLEEEQPPDGPPCSAPQPEQSESMDPNVPSQVQSEPIQNLIELGTAEESNSKAEEILLLDLPAPTLQPQEKLLIDLNNTPDLIRTNGKTCTTTQQLIDLSSPLIRWSPEDKKENNAPLINLSF, encoded by the exons cttcaaaggtgatgaagacgaggatgaGGTTTTCCTAGGTCCGGTTAGCCATAAAGAGAGGTGTGCTTCGGTGAACGTGGCACCTCGTCTCGAGGACCTAGACGGTGGTGAGCGGGTGAGCCTGAGCCCGCTGACTGAAGATCAGCTGGAGTCTGTATGTCAGGAAGCACTCAAACTAGCCACCCAGCTGCAGAACAGCGAGCTGAGCCAGCCGCATCGTGAGGTTGGCGAGACCACCACGATgaccacaaacaacaacaccaccAACCACAGAGATGAGTTCGTCCAGGACAAAGTGGCCAAACTGAACATGCTCGGTCAGACTGCGAGTGCACTCAGCCCCATCAAACGCCAGACCTTCTGCGTGCAGGACAGTCCCATGAAGGAGCTTCCCCCTGCTGTCCAGCGCCGCCTGCTGAGGGGAAGCGGAGCCAACATAGCCCATAGTGTTCCCACCAACAAACCATCATCAACCCGCCACACCTCCATCAATGTGGCTTCATCCAACCGCCTTTCCTCTACCACATCATCCAACCGCCTTTCCTCTACAGCATCATCCACTCGTCCAACTACGAGACTCAGCACATCCAGCCCCGTCACTGTGGCAAAGGCTCAGCCAAGGATGGTGCTGCGAGGGAAGGTTGCACTGGGCGTTGGTGTCGTGCTGCCAAGCAAACCAGCTGCCCCACCATCTTCCTGTTCAGCCAGCAAGAGCAGAGTGGAGAAGACCAGACTGCAACCACCGAGCAAA GTGGTGGGGGGTCGAAGACGGAGCCCGTCCTCTCATCCTTCCAGTAGGGCGGAGTCTTACGAGGATCTAATCTCAGATTCGGCGAGCATGGCCTCTGACCTCAGCGACTCATCCCTCAACTCCAGCCTGCTGGGAAAACGCATGCTGGCTCCGCCCACCAAG AATGTTGTGAGGAACCTGTCAGGAGTGAAAGCTCCACCACTTCAGAATAGAAGGGTGGCAGACAGGAAGAACACATCGTCATCCTCGTCCTCAGTCTCCAGCTTCAACTCCAGTTTGTCTGTGTCCCCCACTAAAG gTAAACTGAACTCATCTCTGAACCGGAGTCTAAGCAGCACCACTGGCCCTGCTCCCAATAGCATCAACAGGCTGGCAAATCCCAGCAAACCATGTCGTTCCACTGTCTATGCCACTGCAGATCCAACATCCTCCACCACTGGAGGCAGGCGCTCGCTGTCCATGCAGGCTAGGAAGCTGTCTGATGTGGAGCCCTTCAAAGCAATAAGGTCCACGTCACTGAAGAGAGCTGAGGCCACACCCCTCCAGCTGACACCAGCCAAGAGAATGTTGCAGAGGACCAGCTCCGTCCCCCCCACCGCATTTGTCCGCCCGCAGAGTGGATTGAAAGCCAAACCCAAACCTGAGGCTCAAATACTACCAACTGCCAGcggaggagccagaggagaccAACACGGAGATG GGGTCCCAAAGATGCTGAAGCCAACGAGAATGGTGTCAGCGAGCAGCATGGAAAG TCTTCCTCAGAAGCTTACTGCAGGTCCTCTGACACCCTGTCCTGGGGGATGCAAGTCTCTGCAGATGAAGGCGCGCCGTCCCTCTGCCCTTCCCACCCCACTGAGGCACAGAATGTCTTCTATTCCCACACCCACGCCCACCAAGACCCGGCCTGCCAGGCCACCGCCCACCTCTGATACTGACAGCGCCCCAAGCGCTGACGGTATGGAAAGTAGCTGCAG CCCCGCCCCTGTAAATTTACAGGAAGAGGAGCCTGTTGATGCCCCGGATATTCAGCCCTTCTCTCTGGAGGAGGAACAGCCCCCTGATGGCCCACCCTGCAGTGCTCCACAGCCTGAACAGTCAGAGAGCATGGACCCTAACGTACCGAGCCAGGTCCAATCAGAGCCCATTCAAAACCTGATCGAACTGGGGACTGCAGAGGAAAGCAATAGCAAggcagaggag ATTCTCCTGTTGGATCTTCCAGCTCCAACTCTGCAGCCTCAAGAGAAACTGCTCATTGACCTAAACAACACCCCCGACTTGATCCGGACCAATGGCAAGACCTGCACCACAACTCAG caGCTGATCGACCTGAGCTCTCCGCTCATCAGGTGGAGTCCAGAAGACAAGAAGGAAAACAACGCTCCGCTCATCAACCTCTCCTTCTGA